A section of the Akkermansia muciniphila genome encodes:
- a CDS encoding M23 family metallopeptidase: MSMHGKFLPFLIVILLLSCSMPFLMADTVVRFPTENTALLDNRPQDFYMYVDRNFEGVKSQPWQAGAYGFTRTLVRTQAGPVAVKFHEGIDIKPLKRDASGTPLDDVHPVAGGTVVHASSNPTHSNYGRYVVIEHRPADGPFYSLYAHLASVSCKEGDQVGTGNVIGRLGYSGVGLNKTRSHVHLELCLKLQDDFETWYSSLKLGTPNRHGAYNGLNLAGFDPAPVLIQCKDGAEFSLSRHISSLPVQYVVRVPSTGNAPNLVTRYPFMLKPGPDNPKSWEISFTGTGVPVSVTPSAQPCTEPTVIRAVPHPFSQLYRTCNRVSGSSKEPKLTASGKRYIRLIFMGPEP, encoded by the coding sequence ATGAGCATGCACGGCAAGTTCCTTCCTTTCCTGATCGTCATTCTCCTGCTCTCGTGCAGCATGCCATTCCTGATGGCGGATACCGTCGTGCGCTTCCCCACGGAAAACACGGCCCTGCTGGACAACCGCCCGCAGGACTTTTACATGTACGTGGACCGGAACTTTGAAGGGGTAAAATCCCAGCCCTGGCAAGCGGGAGCCTACGGCTTCACCCGGACCCTCGTCAGAACCCAGGCCGGCCCCGTGGCGGTCAAATTCCATGAGGGCATTGACATCAAGCCTCTCAAGCGGGATGCCTCCGGCACACCGCTGGATGACGTGCACCCCGTAGCCGGGGGAACCGTGGTCCACGCCTCCTCCAATCCCACGCACAGCAACTACGGCCGCTACGTGGTTATTGAACACCGTCCGGCGGACGGACCGTTTTACAGCCTGTACGCCCACCTGGCGTCCGTCTCCTGCAAGGAAGGAGACCAGGTAGGAACGGGAAACGTCATCGGCAGGCTGGGTTACTCCGGGGTGGGCCTGAACAAAACACGCTCCCATGTGCATCTGGAACTCTGCCTCAAGCTTCAGGACGATTTTGAAACCTGGTACTCCAGCCTGAAACTGGGCACCCCCAACCGCCACGGCGCCTACAATGGGCTTAACCTGGCCGGGTTTGACCCGGCGCCCGTTCTCATCCAGTGCAAGGACGGCGCGGAATTCTCCCTCTCCCGCCACATCTCCAGTCTTCCGGTCCAATATGTGGTGCGCGTCCCATCAACGGGAAACGCGCCCAACCTTGTCACACGCTACCCCTTCATGTTGAAACCGGGACCGGACAACCCCAAATCCTGGGAAATCAGCTTTACGGGAACGGGAGTTCCCGTTTCCGTGACGCCTTCCGCCCAGCCGTGCACGGAACCCACCGTCATCCGGGCTGTTCCGCACCCGTTCTCCCAACTGTACAGGACATGCAACCGCGTTTCCGGTTCCAGCAAGGAACCGAAGCTGACCGCCTCCGGCAAACGCTACATCCGGCTCATCTTCATGGGGCCCGAACCGTAA
- a CDS encoding flavoprotein, producing MACIILGISGSIAAYKAADIASALVKAGHEVHCVCTAKAQEFVTALTLHTISRNPVFSSFEDEKGDWVPPHIQLAQRADLLVVAPATANTMANFAHGFAPDMLSSLYLACQAPVLICPAMNVHMWEHAATQQNAAILKQRKGHHILGPCESGVLACGAEGAGKLMPVDRIVQETLSLLP from the coding sequence ATGGCCTGCATCATCCTGGGCATCTCCGGCTCCATTGCCGCGTATAAGGCGGCGGACATCGCTTCCGCCCTGGTTAAAGCCGGGCATGAGGTGCACTGCGTCTGCACGGCCAAGGCCCAGGAATTCGTCACGGCCCTCACATTGCACACCATCTCCCGCAACCCCGTTTTTTCTTCCTTTGAGGATGAAAAGGGAGACTGGGTCCCCCCCCACATCCAGCTCGCGCAGCGGGCGGACCTTCTGGTGGTGGCTCCCGCCACGGCAAACACCATGGCCAACTTCGCCCACGGCTTCGCGCCGGACATGCTCAGTTCCCTTTACCTGGCCTGCCAGGCTCCCGTGCTCATCTGCCCGGCCATGAACGTCCACATGTGGGAACACGCGGCCACGCAGCAGAATGCGGCCATCCTGAAGCAGCGGAAAGGCCACCACATCCTGGGCCCCTGTGAGTCCGGCGTTCTGGCCTGCGGCGCGGAAGGGGCGGGAAAACTGATGCCGGTGGACCGGATTGTTCAAGAAACGCTCTCCCTCCTGCCGTAA
- a CDS encoding PDZ domain-containing protein codes for MPAPFKVEAIPQQAEGAPYTAMAAQVGKDLIASLIPYRVFKNGGVAYYLGDKDTPPLQVWAQEKLTGLTIFKVDAARISGDPAILAPAGTLRRGARLAFTSNRNEPTLGIYVGMEHSIGDTSFPLRLVRAQFPKLAAPPIGQPCYDAENRLVGIVLGVSRRGTCHLLPAQAISFLADHPEAKRVRLGCLLDINASTPVIEGLISGGPLARGGIQTGDILISINGSAIRNYGDMLDATYYLTGDKPLTVEVIRGTQVVKSKGIIPTQDAR; via the coding sequence GTGCCTGCCCCTTTTAAGGTAGAAGCCATTCCGCAACAGGCGGAAGGAGCGCCGTACACTGCCATGGCGGCGCAGGTCGGAAAAGACCTGATCGCCTCCCTGATTCCGTACAGGGTCTTTAAAAACGGAGGGGTAGCCTACTATCTTGGGGACAAGGACACTCCGCCCCTGCAAGTATGGGCCCAGGAAAAACTCACGGGCCTGACCATCTTCAAGGTGGACGCCGCCCGGATCAGCGGAGATCCCGCAATCCTGGCGCCCGCTGGCACTCTCAGGCGCGGCGCACGGCTGGCCTTTACCAGCAACCGCAACGAACCCACGCTGGGAATTTACGTGGGCATGGAGCATTCCATAGGAGACACCAGCTTCCCGCTGCGCCTTGTCCGCGCCCAATTCCCCAAGCTGGCGGCACCGCCCATCGGCCAGCCCTGCTATGACGCTGAAAACCGCCTGGTCGGCATCGTGCTGGGAGTCTCCCGCAGGGGAACGTGCCATCTGCTGCCCGCCCAGGCCATTTCCTTCCTGGCGGACCATCCGGAAGCCAAAAGAGTGCGCCTGGGGTGCCTTCTGGACATTAACGCCTCCACCCCCGTCATTGAAGGCCTCATTAGCGGAGGCCCCCTGGCCCGGGGAGGCATCCAGACCGGAGACATCCTCATCAGCATCAACGGCTCCGCCATCCGCAACTATGGCGACATGCTGGACGCCACCTATTACCTCACGGGAGACAAGCCCCTGACCGTTGAAGTCATCCGCGGCACCCAGGTGGTAAAAAGCAAGGGCATCATTCCCACACAGGATGCCCGGTAA
- a CDS encoding RNA polymerase sigma factor → MSGPIAYTTLEDTELVARAREGDSRAFDELVVRHSRKLHATLYQMTDNYDDAYDIAQEAFSKAYRALRYFNGQSAFYTWLHSIAVNHARNFLKKRNRRMTYSLDDDEYGDHTEKDMNMADETDGADPERRTHLNELQLKINEALKKLSTKHREVVVLHDVKGLNHTEISALLGISEGTLRSRLHYAHKELQGLLAEYLS, encoded by the coding sequence ATGTCGGGACCCATTGCATATACGACCCTGGAAGACACTGAACTGGTCGCCAGGGCGCGGGAAGGAGATTCGCGTGCTTTTGATGAACTAGTCGTTCGTCACAGCCGCAAGCTCCACGCCACTCTGTACCAGATGACGGACAACTATGACGATGCTTATGACATCGCTCAGGAAGCGTTTTCCAAAGCCTACCGGGCCTTGCGCTATTTCAACGGGCAAAGCGCCTTTTACACCTGGCTGCATTCCATTGCCGTCAACCACGCCAGGAACTTCCTGAAAAAGAGAAACCGCAGGATGACCTACAGCCTGGACGACGACGAGTACGGCGACCATACGGAAAAGGACATGAACATGGCTGATGAAACGGATGGGGCGGACCCGGAACGCCGCACCCATTTGAACGAACTTCAGCTCAAGATCAATGAAGCCCTGAAGAAACTCTCCACCAAGCACAGGGAAGTCGTTGTCCTTCATGATGTGAAGGGTCTTAACCATACGGAAATATCCGCCCTGCTGGGCATCTCCGAAGGAACGCTCAGATCACGTCTGCATTACGCCCACAAGGAACTCCAGGGACTGCTGGCGGAATATCTGAGTTAA
- a CDS encoding amidophosphoribosyltransferase — translation MSDFLKHECGVAAIRLLKPLSYFQDKYGSTLWAFNKLLILMEKQYNRGQDGAGIGCVKLNMPLGQPYLFRTRDASKDALTTIFNGQIKKLNKKVRRGQVNLKDAEDIKNNFDYGGEILMGHLRYGTSGLFDEGSCHPYLRRTNWPTRTLMVLGNFNMTNTPELNQRMIERGQHPVFGTDTQTVLEEIGYHLDEAHTDLYRALRDGGMPGPEIPHAISSRLNIQEIIHNSAKQWDGGYAIMGAIGNGDYFCLRDPHGIRPCHYLITDEYIAVASERVPLMTVFEAESEQVQELPPAHMLSIKADGTHNITEFTTPLKPTPCSFEKIYFSRGNDPIVYRERKALGAALTPQIVDSLEDRFDKSAITYIPNTAETAYYGLLEGLRVYRRKRVHAQLLDALRNGTLDEKMLDSAILKRWPRGEKIAHKDIKMRTFITQEKSRAQLVSHVYDLTYGAVGPEDVLVAIDDSIVRGTTLRRSILRILGRTNPRKIVVASTAPQIRYPDCYGIDMSELGNFIAFQAAVSLLKQHGQARLLEDVYKACKEELTKPREERRNCVKAIYEGLTDAEISREITRLVTPHDAPCPVEVIFQTIENLHASIEGPCGDWYFTGDYPTPGGYTTVNVAYMRWFEGKGGRAYDLPL, via the coding sequence ATGAGCGATTTTCTTAAACACGAGTGCGGCGTAGCCGCCATTCGCCTGCTTAAGCCTCTCTCTTATTTTCAGGATAAATACGGCTCCACCCTCTGGGCGTTCAACAAGCTGCTCATCCTGATGGAAAAGCAGTACAACCGCGGGCAGGACGGCGCGGGCATCGGCTGCGTTAAGCTGAACATGCCCCTGGGGCAGCCCTACCTGTTCCGCACCAGGGACGCCAGCAAGGACGCCCTGACCACCATCTTCAACGGGCAAATCAAGAAGCTCAACAAAAAAGTCCGCCGCGGCCAGGTCAACCTGAAGGACGCGGAAGACATCAAGAACAACTTTGACTACGGCGGTGAAATCCTGATGGGCCACCTCCGCTACGGCACCTCCGGCCTCTTTGACGAAGGTTCCTGCCATCCCTACCTGCGCCGCACCAACTGGCCGACGCGCACCCTGATGGTGCTGGGGAACTTCAACATGACCAACACGCCGGAGCTCAACCAGCGCATGATTGAACGCGGGCAGCACCCCGTCTTCGGCACGGACACGCAGACCGTCCTTGAAGAAATAGGTTACCACCTGGATGAGGCCCACACGGACCTTTACCGCGCCCTGCGCGACGGCGGCATGCCCGGACCGGAAATCCCCCATGCCATCTCCTCCCGGCTCAATATCCAGGAAATCATTCATAACTCCGCCAAACAGTGGGACGGCGGCTACGCCATCATGGGCGCCATCGGCAACGGGGACTACTTCTGCCTGCGGGACCCCCACGGCATCCGCCCCTGCCACTACCTCATCACGGATGAATACATAGCCGTAGCCTCCGAACGCGTTCCGCTGATGACCGTCTTTGAAGCGGAAAGCGAACAGGTGCAGGAACTGCCCCCGGCCCACATGCTCTCCATCAAGGCGGACGGCACGCATAACATCACGGAATTCACCACTCCGCTGAAGCCCACCCCGTGCTCCTTTGAAAAAATCTACTTCTCCCGCGGGAATGATCCCATCGTGTACCGGGAACGCAAGGCCCTGGGCGCGGCGCTGACCCCCCAAATCGTGGATTCCCTGGAAGACCGCTTTGACAAATCCGCCATCACCTACATCCCCAACACGGCGGAAACCGCCTACTACGGCCTGCTGGAAGGCCTGCGCGTCTACCGCCGCAAGCGCGTGCACGCCCAGCTTCTGGACGCCCTGAGAAACGGGACCCTGGATGAAAAGATGCTGGACAGCGCCATCCTGAAACGGTGGCCGCGCGGTGAAAAAATCGCCCACAAGGACATCAAGATGCGCACCTTCATCACGCAGGAGAAGAGCCGCGCGCAGCTGGTCTCCCACGTGTATGACCTCACTTACGGGGCCGTGGGTCCGGAAGACGTGCTCGTCGCCATAGACGACTCCATCGTCCGCGGCACCACGCTGAGAAGGTCCATCCTCCGCATCCTGGGACGCACCAATCCCCGGAAAATCGTCGTCGCCTCTACTGCTCCGCAAATCCGGTATCCGGACTGCTACGGCATTGACATGTCCGAGCTGGGGAACTTCATCGCCTTCCAGGCGGCGGTCTCCCTGCTCAAGCAGCACGGACAGGCCCGGCTGCTGGAAGATGTGTACAAGGCATGCAAGGAGGAACTGACCAAGCCCAGGGAAGAACGGCGCAACTGCGTCAAGGCCATTTACGAAGGCCTGACGGACGCTGAAATCTCCCGTGAAATCACGCGCCTAGTCACGCCGCATGACGCTCCGTGCCCCGTGGAAGTCATTTTCCAGACCATTGAAAACCTGCACGCCTCCATAGAAGGCCCCTGCGGAGACTGGTATTTCACTGGGGACTACCCGACTCCGGGCGGATATACCACAGTTAATGTGGCATACATGCGCTGGTTTGAGGGTAAAGGGGGCCGTGCATACGATTTGCCCTTGTAG
- the purM gene encoding phosphoribosylformylglycinamidine cyclo-ligase, protein MSGKLTYKQSGVDTKEAAAFVSDISSHVKRTQKQRSLHQAFGLFAAAYDLSSYKEPVIVTGCDGVGTKTEILFELDMVETAGKDLVAMNVNDILTTGGDPLLFLDYLGISNLEQERTRITRLVAGMCDYLESCNCILAGGETAEMPGVVPESIVELSGFCIGCCEKSKLIDPKTVQPGDVFIGYKSDSFHANGWSLIRRILEENPDVVDEEELRSLLQPTRLYHDVVADMRSSNVIPKAYAHITGGGLPENLERFLGDYGADLTIPFWDNPAAQKILKHADPQDRFNTFNMGIGWVAIVKPEDVEAALKAGPGGTVIGTLREGRGIHVKVQGE, encoded by the coding sequence ATGTCCGGCAAATTAACCTACAAGCAATCGGGGGTCGATACCAAAGAAGCAGCCGCTTTTGTATCCGACATCAGCTCTCACGTTAAAAGAACGCAAAAGCAGCGCTCCCTGCACCAGGCCTTTGGTCTTTTTGCCGCCGCCTATGACCTCAGCTCCTACAAGGAACCGGTCATCGTCACCGGATGCGACGGCGTGGGCACCAAGACGGAAATCCTGTTTGAACTGGACATGGTGGAAACCGCCGGCAAGGACCTGGTGGCCATGAACGTCAACGACATCCTCACCACTGGCGGGGACCCTCTTCTCTTCCTGGACTACCTGGGCATCTCCAACCTGGAACAGGAACGTACGCGCATCACCCGCCTGGTGGCCGGGATGTGCGACTATCTGGAATCCTGCAACTGCATTCTGGCAGGCGGGGAAACGGCGGAAATGCCCGGCGTGGTTCCGGAATCCATCGTGGAGCTTTCCGGCTTCTGCATCGGCTGCTGTGAAAAAAGCAAGCTGATTGATCCCAAGACCGTCCAGCCCGGTGACGTATTCATCGGTTACAAATCCGACAGCTTCCATGCCAACGGCTGGAGCCTCATCCGCCGCATCCTGGAAGAAAATCCGGACGTGGTTGATGAAGAGGAACTCCGCTCCCTGCTGCAGCCTACCCGCCTGTACCATGATGTGGTGGCGGACATGCGCAGCTCCAATGTCATCCCCAAGGCCTATGCCCACATCACCGGGGGCGGCCTTCCGGAAAACCTGGAACGCTTTCTGGGCGACTACGGCGCGGACCTCACCATTCCCTTCTGGGATAACCCCGCAGCCCAGAAAATCCTGAAGCATGCGGACCCCCAGGACCGCTTCAACACTTTCAACATGGGCATCGGCTGGGTAGCCATCGTAAAGCCGGAGGACGTGGAAGCCGCGTTGAAGGCAGGCCCCGGCGGCACGGTCATCGGCACGCTGAGAGAAGGCCGCGGCATTCATGTCAAGGTACAGGGCGAATAG
- a CDS encoding DoxX family protein has product MEQNKCKSPACCLLGSFATNTSMDFGVLLLRLGVGAMMLVHGIPKLNMLISGNWAAFQDPLGIGNFLSLLLCVGAEFGCSILIFLGLFTRLAALILIINMCVALFLVLGLSGWGAQELASIYLLIYLTLFYTGPGKFSLDAWWLWRDCKIEVE; this is encoded by the coding sequence ATGGAACAGAATAAATGCAAATCACCCGCATGCTGCCTGCTTGGCTCCTTTGCCACTAACACCAGCATGGACTTCGGCGTCCTGCTGCTGCGCCTGGGCGTAGGCGCAATGATGCTTGTGCACGGCATCCCCAAGCTGAACATGCTCATCAGCGGAAACTGGGCCGCCTTCCAGGACCCGCTCGGAATCGGCAACTTCCTGTCTCTGCTGCTGTGCGTGGGCGCGGAATTCGGATGCTCCATCCTGATCTTCCTGGGCCTCTTTACCCGCCTGGCCGCCCTCATCCTGATCATTAACATGTGCGTGGCGCTCTTCCTCGTCCTGGGCCTCTCCGGCTGGGGCGCCCAGGAACTCGCGTCCATCTACCTGCTGATTTATCTGACCCTCTTCTACACGGGGCCGGGCAAATTCTCCCTGGATGCCTGGTGGCTCTGGCGCGACTGCAAGATAGAAGTGGAATAA
- a CDS encoding GDSL-type esterase/lipase family protein, whose protein sequence is MNLHLLFASLAAALSLGIAAQAAPTKVACVGDSITFGSGLKPGDARYPQVLGTLMGPDFDVRGFGNPGKTAGDYPGQVGRWYGSTKEHKQSLEFKADVYICNLGINDTGRWWDPKLFAKGYDDLFNAWKSANPKARFFAWGLLGPDYRGPLNKKAFPGNCYPDVRKYAGSDNGSAANRPEAEKLIATVARKHKVGLFDALHPLSDHPEWYVDGLHPTEPGARRIAEITFAKLAKSMKLKQPAPKLEPGTGNVIINNPGDSGILLDGWKLTDGSNTLVFENATVIHPKDRLIITIGAETQKDPTKPLEIKSAKSPSAFRLIPAKKH, encoded by the coding sequence ATGAACCTTCATCTTCTCTTCGCTTCCCTGGCCGCGGCCCTTTCCCTGGGCATCGCGGCACAGGCCGCCCCCACCAAAGTAGCCTGCGTGGGGGACAGCATCACCTTCGGCTCCGGCCTCAAACCCGGAGATGCCCGGTATCCGCAGGTGCTCGGCACGCTGATGGGTCCGGACTTTGACGTCAGGGGCTTCGGCAATCCCGGAAAAACGGCCGGGGATTATCCGGGCCAGGTGGGCCGCTGGTACGGCAGCACCAAGGAACACAAGCAATCCCTGGAATTCAAGGCGGACGTTTACATCTGCAACCTGGGCATCAATGACACGGGCCGCTGGTGGGACCCCAAGCTGTTCGCCAAGGGTTATGACGACCTGTTCAATGCCTGGAAATCCGCCAATCCCAAGGCCAGATTCTTCGCCTGGGGCCTGCTGGGTCCGGACTACCGCGGCCCGCTCAACAAAAAGGCGTTCCCCGGCAACTGCTACCCGGACGTGCGCAAATACGCAGGCTCGGACAACGGCTCCGCAGCCAACCGTCCGGAAGCGGAAAAACTGATCGCCACCGTGGCGCGCAAGCACAAGGTCGGCCTCTTTGACGCGCTGCACCCCCTTTCCGACCATCCGGAATGGTATGTGGACGGCCTGCACCCCACGGAGCCGGGCGCGCGGCGCATCGCGGAAATCACCTTCGCCAAGCTGGCAAAAAGCATGAAGCTCAAGCAGCCCGCTCCCAAGCTGGAACCTGGCACCGGCAACGTGATTATCAACAATCCCGGAGACTCCGGCATCCTGCTGGACGGCTGGAAGCTGACGGACGGCTCCAATACGCTCGTCTTTGAAAACGCCACCGTCATCCACCCCAAAGACAGGCTTATCATCACCATAGGCGCGGAAACTCAAAAGGACCCAACCAAGCCCCTGGAAATCAAATCCGCCAAATCCCCCTCCGCCTTCCGCCTGATTCCCGCAAAAAAGCATTGA
- a CDS encoding sialate O-acetylesterase — protein MHLHTPFILIAAVALNAAWAAAPQFDRIYGSHMVLPHGKNVPVSGTADPNKEVSVTFGSSTLNTKADARGKWRVMLPPMQPNGTGQTLTATQNGDSSKLDDVLVGEVWLASGQSNMLFRLNQTNTAREDMAASGDEQLRLLNNVPQAHTNNAPYSDKDFASVTTDNFYKGQWQASTPSTSGPMTAVGYYFGKKLREGLGMPVGIIHSSLGGSEIAAWIPRQVINTNNSFRTLRGNHWLDSPLISDWVRGRAKKNISPRLDQGSPDHPYKPAFLYESGIAWMTALPITGVIWYQGESDAEIIDNEQNGMLLKTMISSWRKAFRNPEMPFVMIQLPRINDPSKIRAGWPEFREMQDTVAKTVPQVYSVNTIDLGSTNADVHPPFKRPVGERAGNTALNKVYGKKVPCEGPSFKAFKPSGNSLLIQLEHAKGLTTTDGKEPAQFEIAGADGTYHSATAEIVNKKGSTAVIRLTSPEVKSPRNARYCWNRFVTPNLVNGDQLPARPFRTDAPALKK, from the coding sequence ATGCACCTCCATACTCCATTCATCCTGATTGCTGCCGTCGCCCTGAACGCGGCCTGGGCGGCCGCTCCTCAATTCGACCGCATCTACGGCTCCCACATGGTCCTTCCCCACGGAAAAAACGTACCTGTCTCGGGAACGGCGGACCCCAACAAAGAGGTATCCGTCACCTTCGGAAGCTCCACCCTGAACACCAAGGCAGACGCCCGGGGCAAGTGGCGCGTCATGCTCCCCCCCATGCAGCCCAACGGCACGGGACAGACGCTCACGGCTACCCAGAACGGAGATTCCTCCAAGCTGGACGACGTTCTGGTGGGAGAGGTGTGGCTGGCCTCCGGACAATCCAACATGCTGTTCCGCCTGAACCAAACCAATACCGCCAGGGAAGACATGGCCGCCTCCGGGGATGAACAGCTCCGCCTGCTCAACAACGTCCCCCAGGCCCACACCAACAACGCCCCTTATTCAGACAAGGACTTCGCCTCCGTCACCACGGATAATTTCTACAAGGGGCAGTGGCAGGCCAGCACCCCTTCCACCTCCGGCCCTATGACGGCGGTGGGCTACTACTTCGGCAAGAAGCTCCGGGAAGGCCTTGGCATGCCCGTGGGCATCATCCACTCCTCGCTCGGCGGTTCGGAAATAGCGGCGTGGATACCCCGGCAGGTCATCAACACCAACAACAGCTTCCGCACCCTGCGCGGCAACCACTGGCTGGATTCCCCCCTTATTTCCGACTGGGTGAGGGGCCGCGCCAAAAAGAACATCTCCCCGCGCCTGGACCAGGGCTCCCCTGACCATCCCTACAAACCGGCGTTCCTTTATGAATCCGGCATCGCGTGGATGACAGCCCTTCCCATCACGGGCGTCATCTGGTACCAGGGCGAATCCGACGCTGAAATCATTGACAACGAACAGAACGGCATGCTGCTGAAAACCATGATCTCCTCCTGGAGAAAAGCCTTCCGCAATCCGGAAATGCCCTTCGTCATGATTCAGCTCCCCCGCATCAACGATCCGTCAAAAATCCGTGCCGGCTGGCCGGAATTCCGGGAAATGCAGGACACGGTAGCCAAAACCGTCCCGCAGGTCTACAGCGTCAACACCATTGACCTGGGTTCCACCAACGCCGATGTCCACCCCCCCTTCAAGCGTCCCGTGGGAGAACGCGCGGGGAACACGGCACTCAACAAGGTTTACGGCAAAAAGGTTCCCTGTGAAGGCCCCTCCTTCAAAGCCTTCAAACCCTCCGGCAACTCCCTTCTGATCCAACTGGAACATGCCAAAGGCCTGACCACGACGGACGGCAAGGAACCGGCCCAGTTTGAAATTGCCGGAGCGGACGGGACCTACCATTCCGCCACGGCGGAAATCGTGAATAAAAAAGGCAGCACCGCCGTCATCCGCCTTACTTCCCCGGAGGTCAAATCCCCCAGGAACGCCCGGTACTGCTGGAACCGCTTCGTAACCCCCAACCTGGTCAACGGAGACCAGCTCCCGGCCCGGCCCTTCCGGACGGATGCGCCCGCTCTTAAAAAATAA
- a CDS encoding VC0807 family protein translates to MIQVPASEFMDKKQNTSRSSLLGIFINILLPVLILDYCSAGPANPLQRPAGESFWHLGPVWALVIALSLPLVYGIRSLVVTRKFDLMSGVGMAGVLLTGVISIFVIGPEGRIHSATPWLFAGKEALIPLILAAAVIVSRSTGSPLLNIFIYTPELFDVSRIEQKVAANDAEQAYQRLLASSSWVLAGTLVASSIGNFFLSLSFMSSVMRQPEAEQQVAYNVAIGSITWWGFLIIGVPILAALVFIMLRLIKRLGQLTGLTRDELLLR, encoded by the coding sequence ATGATACAAGTACCTGCCTCCGAATTCATGGATAAGAAGCAAAACACCTCACGTTCCTCCCTCCTGGGAATTTTTATCAACATCCTTCTGCCGGTATTGATTCTGGACTACTGCAGCGCGGGTCCGGCCAATCCCCTGCAACGCCCGGCGGGGGAAAGCTTCTGGCACCTTGGCCCCGTGTGGGCGCTCGTCATCGCCCTGTCCCTTCCTCTTGTCTATGGAATCCGCTCCCTGGTCGTCACCCGGAAATTCGACTTGATGTCCGGCGTAGGCATGGCCGGCGTGCTGCTTACCGGCGTCATCAGCATCTTCGTCATCGGACCGGAAGGGCGCATCCACAGCGCCACCCCCTGGCTGTTCGCCGGAAAGGAAGCCCTCATCCCCCTCATCCTGGCCGCCGCGGTCATTGTCTCCCGTTCCACGGGCTCCCCCCTGCTTAACATATTCATTTACACGCCGGAGCTGTTTGACGTATCCAGAATAGAACAGAAGGTGGCTGCCAACGACGCGGAGCAGGCCTACCAGCGGCTGCTGGCCAGCTCATCCTGGGTGCTGGCGGGCACGCTCGTGGCCTCATCCATCGGCAACTTTTTCCTGAGCCTCTCCTTCATGTCTTCCGTCATGCGCCAGCCGGAGGCGGAACAGCAGGTGGCCTATAATGTAGCTATCGGCAGCATTACCTGGTGGGGCTTCCTGATCATCGGCGTTCCCATCCTGGCAGCCCTCGTCTTCATCATGCTGCGCCTGATCAAACGCCTCGGCCAGCTCACCGGACTCACCCGGGATGAACTCCTTCTCAGATAA